From the genome of Agromyces intestinalis:
GCGCGGTCCTCGGGCGGCGGCATGGCGAGCGCGAGCGAGCAGGGCTGCCCGGTCTCGGCGATGGTGTCGACCACGAACGAGTCGGGGATCGCGTCGTACCTGAGGAAGCAGCGCAGCAGCGCGTCGAGCAGCCGGTGTTCGTCGTCGGGCCGCTGCGTCCACGCGGTGACGAGGTACGAGAGCTTGTAGAAGCGCGGCGCGGGCACACGCGACGTGACGATGCCGCGTTCGTCGCGGCGCTCCATCCAGCCGTACTCGCGCCGGCGCACGTCCTCGCGGATGTCGTAGAGGAACAGGTCGACGGTCGGTGCGTTGCGCCGCGCCGCCCACTCCTTCGTCGGGGCGTCGAGCGCGACGTCGATGTCGGCGGCGATGCCGTCGGATTCCTTGACGAGCTTGCGCAGCGCCTCGTCGATCTCGCCGATCATGCGCGTCCCCTGTTCCTATCCGCCGCGGCCGACCAGGTTGGGCGCCATCGCCGAGCGCGGCACGAGCAGCAGCGTGTTCGCCGATCGGATGTCTCCGAAGAGTCCGTCGGGGTTGTGCATGACGAGCTCTCGCTGGCCCAGGATCTCCCAGCGCCGCACGAAGACGGCGAGCCGCGCGCTGGTCTGCCCCTCGAGTGCCGCGCGCACCACGCCCGGCAGGTCGGCTGGGGCGCCGTTGCCCCACCGCAGTTCGATGCGCGCGCCCGGCGGCAGGTCGACGGCGTAGGCGCCGACCGCCTCACCCGTGGTCGCGACACTCGGCGTGACGACGATCGACGGCTGCAGCAGCCGGAAGGGCGCGCGGTCGGCGTCGATCCAACCGACCGGCAGGGTGCCGTCGCCGGGTTCGGGTTCGGGCTCGGGAGCCGGATCCGGTTCGGGCAGCGGGGTCGACGGCGGCGCGTCGAACTCGAGGCGCGCCCCCGACACGGCCACGTCACCGTCGCGAGGCGGCACCGGGGACGGTGCGGGGAAGCTCGGCGGCGGCATCGAGAGGGCCAGCGCGAACTGCACGGATGCCCCGGGCTGCGCGAGTCCCGTCACGGTGCACGTCGCGGTCGCGGCATCCCAGGACGCGCAGCCCGAGTCGGCGGTCTTGGTGAGGAATCCCGGCCAGGTCACCTGCAGGTCGACCTCGAGGCCCGGCAGCACCGCACCGCCGGCCTCGCGATTGACCGTCACGATGGCGATGAGCTGCTTGCCGCCCGTGTACCCGGGCGAGTGGTCGAGGGCGATGTCGACGCCGATCTCCGCCTCGATGCACGTGACCGGCTCCTCGTCGGGTGCGACCCAGTCGGTGGGCAGGGATCGGGCGCTGTCGCCGTCGCGCACCTCGAGGTACGCCGCCTCGGCACGCACCACCCCGGTCGCGATGGGTTCACCGGCGCCGACGACCTCGAACTCGAGGTCGATCACCGCCGATGAGCCGGGCCCCTCGAGCCGGATCTCGCAGATCGCGCCATCCCAGCTCTCGCATCCCGTGGGTGGCCCGGTCGGCTCGAGGAAGTCGGGCCACGTGATCTCGATCCCGACGTAGAGTTCGCCGAACGGCTCGCGCCGGAGGTCGAGGGCGATCGCCTCGCGGTCGACGATGATGCGGGACTCGAGGTCGGGCCCCAGCGGCCAGACCAGCTCGCGCTCGAGTGCCACATCGATCGCGATGAACGGAGGGATGCCGCGCACGGTCTCCTGGTCGGGCACGATCCACTCGGGCGGCAGCTCGCGCTCGGCCTGACCGTAGTAGTCGAGCTCGGTGAGCGTCGCGCCCTCGGCACGCACGACGCCCTCGGTCACGCCGGCGCCGACCGCGAAGGTCACCCAGATCGTCACGGGGACGTCGGGCTCCGGCAGGCTGACGACGCAGATCGTGCCATCCCACGTCTCGCAGCCGATCGGGTCGGCCACTGGGGTGAGGTAGGCCGGCCAGGTGAGCGCCACGCCGGCCCGCAACTCGTAGTAAAGGTCGCCGTCGTAGCCCCGCGCGGCACGGTTCACCACGATCTGCGCCCCGAGGTACGGGCCGTCGGTCCACACGTAGTCGTGCGAGAGGATGACGTCGAGCGTCACCAGTTCGTCGTCGATGAGCACCGAGTCGTAGGCGTAGTTCAGCCACCCATCGGGGGCCTGGAACCGCTCGCCGTCGAAGTCGAAGATCGCAGCGAGCTGGGCGACGTAGGCCGAGTGCCACCCGCGCTCGCGCGGCGGCTCGAACTCGACCGTGATCTCAGTGCTGGATCCGGGCGCGTCGAGGCCGGTCACGGTGCAGATTCCGGCGGCGTACGACGCGCACCCGACCGGTTCCCCGATGGGCACGAGGTCATCGTGCGCGGTGATCTCGAGGTCGATCGAAAGGTTCGGCATCGTCATCGAGCCTGCGGCGTGCGCGAGTTGGATGGTGCCGACGATCCGGCTGGTGCCGGTGGTCGACACCTCGGGCTGCAGCTCGAGCGACATGGGGAACGGATCGTCCTCCACGACGAGCCAGTCGGAATCCGAGCCGACCCACTCGGGGAAGAGTTCGTCCTCGTCGTATCCCTCGCTGGCGAACACGCCGATGAGCGAAGTCCCGGTGGCACTGACGGTGACGGGGCCCGCGGAGCCGGACACCGCGTCGAACTCGAGGACGACCTCCTCGGCGTTCTCGGCGCCGCTGACCAGCGGTTCGACGATGCACTCGGGCGGATCGGAATCGCACCCGACCGACGTTCGCAGCGAGAGCGACGAGGGCCAGTCGAGCTGGAGGCCGACCCGGTACCAGTCGAAATAGCCATCGAGGCGATGGGATGCCTCGAGCCGAATCCGCACCTCGACGGTCGGGCCCCCCGTCCAGGCGAACTTCGGTGTGACGGTGACGTCGACCGAGACGATGGACGCGATCGCCTCGATGTCGACGTCGCTCGCGAACATCCACGCGTCGGGCATCGGGTACATCTCGAGTCCGTAGGGGGTCTCCCACCCCACCTCGCTGTCGCCCGGCGTCGCCGCGACCACTCCCTCGGCTTCCTCCGACGGCATCGCGAGCCCCATCGTGACGACGCGTTCGCTGCCCGGCTCCTCCATGCCGCCGACTCGACACCTGATGCCGCCGCCGGGATCCGGCGTGGTCGAGTCGCACCCGACCGGCGGCGCCGCGGTGAACCCCGGCGGCCAGCTGATGATGAACTCGATGCTCGCGGCCTCGATCGTGCCCCGGGTCTCGGTCGTGGCATCCGTCCAGTTCGTGATGGTGAAGGTCGCCGTCTCGTCGGGCCCGTTCGTGCGGTGCCACCACTCCTCGAGTTGGACGCGCACCCTGAAGAAGCTGTCGAGGACGTAGTAGCCCACCGAGTCGTAGCCGATCTCACCGTACGGGTGGCTCGGCGGCGGGCCGCCTCCGTCGCTCGTGCCGCCCCAGTCCGAGTACCCCTCCGGCAGCACGAGCTCGCCGCCCCCCTCGTCCGGCGGGCGGATCACGACGACCGCCGAGATCGATCCGTCGAGCGGCGACGAGCTGCAGCACGCGGGCACCTCCGACGGCAGCGTGAACGGCATCTCCACCTCGTCGTCCGCGCCGTTCTCACGCAGCGAGTCCAGCAGGCACTCCCATCCGGGCGTGAGCTGGTCGGCGGGGTCGGGCGACGGCGCCGGGAAGTTCGATTCGGGGTACACCCACCCGTCGCACTGTCCCGCCATCTGGCCGAACGTCGGCCCCCGCACCGGCCCGTTCCACGTCAGCACGACCCCCACGATCGTGCCGTCCGGCAGGCTGTCGGCACGCGGCGTGCGTGAGATCGACACCCGGAACTCGAGGTCGTCGTCGCCGCGCTCGAGGTTCGCCGGGAAGTTGTGCGTCCGAATGTTGTCGTACTGGTCCTGCAGCTCGACGTGGACGTCGAACAGCGGATCGGCCTGGTGGTCGAACGGCACCACGCGCGCCTCCGCCGACGGCGCCCCGCCGACCGCCGATACAACGACCGCGGGCGCAGCGAGGAGGGCGACGACCGCAACGGCGACCGTCGACGCGAAGCGAACTCGGCTCACGGCGTCTCCTCCTGCACCAACGATGACGAACCCCGGTGGGCGTCGCGCTCGGCCCGGTGCATCAGGCAGGGCAGGTGCGGCTGCCCGCTCGGGCAGCGCTTCGAGGCATCCGCCCGGCGCATCGCCCGAGGCATCCGTCAGATGAGGCCCTCACGCACCGCGTACGCGACCGCGTGCGAGCGGTTGCGCAGCTGCAACCGGGTGGTCACGTCGTGCAGCACGTTCTTCACCGTGCGCTCCGAGTAGCAGAGCTCCTTCGCGATCTGCGCCGTGTCCCAGCCCTCGGCGACGAGCCGCAGCACGTCGACCTCGCGCGCCGCGAGCCCGCGGAACGTGATGCCGCGCGGATCCAGCACGGTGCGCTGCAGCCGGCCGACCTGCTCGAGCAGGCGCCCGAGCAGATCGGGCGGCACGGTGCCCTCGCCGGCCGCGGCCGACGCGATCGACGACAGCAGCCGGTCGGTGGTCGCCTCCGAGCGGCGCAGCAGGCCGACCACGCCGCATTCGACCGCGTCGACGAGCACCTGGTCGTCGAGGTGCGAGGCGACGAGGATGACCCGTGCCTCCCCGTTGCGCCGCAGGAAGCGCAGCCGGTTCAGCGTCTCGTCGTCGACGTCGTCGACGACGACGACCACGACGGCCGCGAGTTCGTCGTCGGGCCCGACGACCCGCACCTCGGGGCGCGGTCGCAGGGCGCTGACGACGCCTGCCTCCGAGATCGGGTCGTGCGCGTACACGCGCACCGTGGTCCTGGTGATGGTGCCGGTGATCGTGGTCATGATGTCCTCCGGGAACGGGACGCCCTTGGGGGACGGTGCGTCGATCGGCTCACCGAAGAGGCTGCACCGGCGTCCTCTTCGCGCACTCAACATCCGCTCAACGGGCAGATTCGCTGCACGGCCGGTTGACCGGGCGCACTCGGCCCCGTGACATCCGCCCCCGTAGCTTGGCGCCATGGCGACCACCGCGACGATGGCGCCGGCGACCGCGTCAGTCACGCCGGGCACGCCGACGACCCTCACCCTCACCGTGCTCAACGACACGCTGCTCGTCGAGTCGTTCGAGCTGACGCCGGTCGGCCCCGTGGCCGGCTGGGCCCGCATCGAGCCGGCGACGCTCACCATCTACCCCGGCCGGAGCGAGACGGCCACGGTCACGGTGCTCGCACCGCGGGCCCCCGAATCGGTGGTCGGCGAGGTCGCCATCGGCGTCCGCGCGCGAGCGGTGGAGCAGCCCGACATCGAGGCTGCGGGCGAGACGCTGCTCAGCATCCTGCCGTTCTCCGAGACCGACGCCGAATTGCTGCCGCGCATCGCGCACGGCCGTGGGCGCAAGCGCGTGCGCATCGCCGTCGACAACCGCGGCAACCAGCCGCTCGTCGCCGCGATCACCGGAACCGCCGACGACCGGCTCGGTCTTTCGACGCCGACGCCCGACATCCAGGTCGACCCGGGGCACACCGAGTTCGTCGACGTCGACCTGCGCCCGCGCGGCCGGGTCTGGCGGGGCGAAGCCGTCAGCCACCAGTACACCGTGTCGGTCGCGCCCGAGCCGCCGCGCGGCCCGCTGCCCGGCGTCCCCGCACCGGCGACGCCGCCCGCCGAGCAGGTGCCGATCGTGCTGCCTGGCACCTACCTGCAGGAGCGCGTGTTCCCGAAGTGGCTGTGGAAGCTGCTGCTCGCACTGCTGCTGCTCGCATTGCTGCTTCTGCTGCTCTGGTTCACCGTGCTGAAGCCCGCGATCGAGTCGGCAGCCCGCGACGCGGTCGCCGAGCCGCTCGCGCAGGCGAGCGAACAGGCCGAGTCGGCGGCGCAACAGGCCGACCAGGCCGCTGAGAAGGCGAACGAGGCGCTCGAGGCGGTCGGCAAGACTCCCGAGCCGGTGCAGCCGGTCTCGACGACGCGCACCGATGACGTCGACATCCGCTTCGAGCTCACCGACGCACCCGGCGGCCCGACGGCCGAGAGCGACCGCTGGGTCGTGCCGCCGAACGCGGTGCTGCGCGTCACCGACGTGCTGATCAGCAACCCCCGCGGCGACTTCGGCTCGCTGACGATCGAGAACGCCGATGTGCTCGCCCCGATCTTCACGTCGGGGCTCGAGAACTTCCGTGACATCGACTTCCACTTCGTCACCCCGGTGCGGCTCGCCACCGGCGACCAGCTGTTCTCGACGCTCACGTGCACCCAGCTCGCACCGCCCGTCGGCGGGCAGCCGGTGCCCACCGCGTGCGGCGTGTCGATCCTCATCACCGCCGAACTCGTCACCACGACCGGCTGACCGAGCCGAGCCCGCCATGCCCAAGGGACCAGCGCTTCGCGCGGGCGACACCGCGCTCTGCAGCCTGAGCGACGGACCCAAGCCGCACGTCGGCGGCCCGATCACCCCGG
Proteins encoded in this window:
- a CDS encoding DUF4255 domain-containing protein, with translation MIGEIDEALRKLVKESDGIAADIDVALDAPTKEWAARRNAPTVDLFLYDIREDVRRREYGWMERRDERGIVTSRVPAPRFYKLSYLVTAWTQRPDDEHRLLDALLRCFLRYDAIPDSFVVDTIAETGQPCSLALAMPPPEDRAFADVWSSLGGELKPSLDVVVTAPLARAISYPVGPPVTGGVGAQFDAIGFGSQDDTFRPAPTGG
- a CDS encoding response regulator transcription factor, giving the protein MTTITGTITRTTVRVYAHDPISEAGVVSALRPRPEVRVVGPDDELAAVVVVVVDDVDDETLNRLRFLRRNGEARVILVASHLDDQVLVDAVECGVVGLLRRSEATTDRLLSSIASAAAGEGTVPPDLLGRLLEQVGRLQRTVLDPRGITFRGLAAREVDVLRLVAEGWDTAQIAKELCYSERTVKNVLHDVTTRLQLRNRSHAVAYAVREGLI